The Panicum virgatum strain AP13 chromosome 5K, P.virgatum_v5, whole genome shotgun sequence genome has a window encoding:
- the LOC120708791 gene encoding DNA polymerase alpha catalytic subunit isoform X1, translating to MLEHLPAKATLCISIKKKKLSTLWQIPRSTSNLCARQREKREAMEDASGDAGGSGRRTRTRGAEAVARSAALERLRAIRDGSARAAAAVQVKVDAPIYDTVAEEDYAALVARRRKEAGEFIIDDDGLGYAEDGREEDWTHRALPSSSDEGSDGEDGARRKRKQPRPPQAKRPAQQSAAAASLSAAAAMMGKQRISSMFTSSVFKKPGSDRAKGSALAVDSIVDDVLAEFAPDENDREERRRRIGRVCAPQAPPPMIARINSEKVVVDAETVVKSDSGFETDGVSDHGNDMVVELKPDAEMDTKLEEAAGSSAQLVVKNESSEELKQDANGEVKVEKVHRLNAKIKPEQDRNGGMTSATAGWMKVCGDGENAGGEGGVAADGNANVDESSEFELKDGALPFYILDAYEEPFGANSGTVYLFGKVEVGKRFHSCCVIVKDIQRCIYAIPNHSVFPRESISVLEKKSTNSDFLPSLRATLHELASGLKSEIADKLSDLNVSNFVMTPVKRNYAFERTDLPNGEQYVLKINYPYKDPLLPADLRGEHFHALLGTNNSALELFLIKRKIKGPSWLSVSKFVTRPSTQRVSWCKFEVAVDCPKDISVLTTSTSLEVPPVVVAAVNLKTIINEKHNVHEIVSASVICCHRVKIDSPMRPEDWQKRGMLSHFTVMCKLEGSIFPIGLAKEASDRNQKAGSSVLALESSERALLNRLMIELTKLDCDVLVGHNISGFDLDVLLHRAQTCKVSSSMWSKIGRLRRSVMPRLTKGNTLYGSGASPGIMSCIAGRLLCDTYLCSRDLLKEVSYSLTQLAETQLKKDRREVSPHDIPPMFQSSGELLKLVEYGETDAWLSLELMFHLSVLPLTRQLTNISGNLWGKTLQGARAQRVEYLLLHSFHAKKFIVPDKFARNKEMNSTKRKMNADTEGANADDGADPSVDEESRNGDQGKARKGPSYAGGLVLEPKKGLYDKYVLLLDFNSLYPSIIQEYNICFTTVERSSDGSVPSLPASKATGVLPELLRSLVERRRMVKSWLKTVSGLKRQQFDIQQQALKLTANSMYGCLGFSNSRFYAKPLAELITLQGREILQNTVDLVQNNLNLEVIYGDTDSIMIHTGLDDISKAKTIAGKVIQEVNKKYRCLEIDLDGIYKRMLLLKKKKYAAIKVALDGSLRENIERKGLDMVRRDWSLLSKEIGDFCLNQILSGGTCDDVVESIHSSLVQVQEQMRSGQIELEKYVITKSLTKAPQDYPDAKNQPHVQVALRLRQNGYSGCSAGDTVPYIICSQQDSENTHSGGIAQRARHPEELKRDPDKYMIDIDYYLSQQIHPVVSRLCASIQGTSPARLAECLGLDSSKSRLTDSSNQDTSTMLLSVIDDEDERYRGCEPLRLSCPSCSGTFDCPPVSSLITSASSTSVSDSDEAKDATANFWRRIRCPRCPDNVDDSRLSPPVLANQMKRQADNFINMYYKGLLMCDDEGCKYLTHGVNLRVMGDSERGTICPNYPRCNGRLVRQYTEVDLYRQLSYFCYVLDATRCLDKLDQKARLPFEKEFAAVGQTINLALMEIQKIRDRCAFGWVQLKDLAVSI from the exons ATGCTCGAACACCTTCCCGCCAAAGCCACCCTCTGCATTtcaataaagaagaaaaaactctCCACCCTTTGGCAGATTCCGCGGTCCACATCGAATTTGTGCGCGCgccagagagagaagagagaggccATGGAGGACGCAtccggcgacgccggcggctccggccgccgcacgcGAACCAGGGGCGCTGAGGCGGTGGCGCGGTCCGCCGCGCTCGAGCGCCTCCGCGCCATCCGCGATGGTAgcgcccgagccgccgccgccgtccaggtgAAGGTCGACGCCCCGATCTACGACACCGTCGCCGAGGAGGATTACGCCGCGctcgtcgcccgccgccgcaaggAAGCCGGCGAGTTCATTATCGACGACGACGGGCTCGGCTACGCCGAGGATGGTCGCGAGGAGGATTGGACCCAccgcgccctcccctcctcctccgacgaGGGATccgacggcgaggacggcgcCCGCCGCAAGCGGAAGCAGCCGCGCCCTCCCCAGGCCAAGCGCCCGGCGCAGCAgtccgcagcggcggcgtctctctccgcggccgccgccatgatGGGCAAGCAGCGCATCTCTTCTATGTTCACCTCCTCGGTGTTTAAGAAGCCCGGCAGCGACCGCGCCAAGGGCTCCGCTCTGGCCGTCGACAGCATCGTGGACGACGTCCTCGCCGAATTCGCGCCCGACGAGAACGACCgcgaggagaggcggcggcggatcggtaGGGTTTGTGCCCCGCAGGCTCCTCCTCCAATGATTGCCCGCATCAACTCGGAAAAGGTTGTTGTAGATGCTGAAACTGTGGTCAAATCGGACAGTGGATTTGAAACTGATGGGGTTTCGGATCATGGAAATGATATGGTCGTGGAATTGAAGCCGGATGCTGAGATGGACACCAAATTGGAAGAAGCTGCTGGTTCTAGTGCTCAGTTAGTTGTCAAGAATGAGAGCTCAGAAGAACTGAAGCAGGATGCTAATGGGGAAGTGAAGGTAGAGAAGGTGCACCGCCTCAATGCAAAGATTAAGCCAGAGCAGGACAGAAATGGTGGTATGACCAGTGCAACAGCAGGGTGGATGAAGGTATGTGGGGATGGAGAGAATgcaggaggtgaaggaggggtGGCTGCTGATGGTAATGCAAATGTGGATGAAAGCTCAGAGTTTGAGCTGAAGGATGGAGCACTGCCATTCTATATATTGGATGCATATGAGGAACCATTTGGTGCTAATTCAGGCACAGTGTATTTATTTGGGAAG GTTGAAGTTGGCAAGCGGTTCCATAGTTGCTGTGTCATTGTAAAAGATATTCAGAGATGCATCTATGCTATTCCGAACCATTCAGTGTTCCCAAGGGAGTCCATATCAGTGCTAGAGAAGAAGTCTACAAATTCTGATTTTCTGCCATCTCTTAGAGCAACTTTGCAC GAGTTGGCATCCGGATTAAAGAGTGAAATAGCTGATAAACTTTCAGACCTCAATGTGTCAAATTTCGTAATGACTCCAGTCAAG AGGAACTATGCATTTGAGAGGACTGATTTACCAAATGGAGAACAGTATGTCCTGAAAATCAATTACCCATACAAG GATCCCCTCCTACCAGCGGACCTCAGAGGTGAACATTTCCATGCGCTGCTTGGGACAAACAATAG tgcacttgaattgtttctcatcaaaaggaagatcaAGGGGCCTTCATGGCTGTCAGTTTCCAAATTTGTGACACGGCCATCAACTCAGCGG GTCAGCTGGTGTAAATTTGAAGTTGCAGTTGATTGCCCAAAGGACATATCTGTTTTGACGACAAGTACATCCCTAGAAGTTCCTCCTGTTGTAGTTGCCGCAGTCAATCTCAAAACTATCATAAATGAGAAACACAATGTGCATGAGATTGTGTCAGCATCTGTCATATGCTGCCACCGGGTGAAG ATTGATAGTCCAATGCGTCCGGAAGATTGGCAGAAACGGGGAATGCTCAGCCATTTTACTGTTATGTGCAAGCTTGAAGGTAGCATATTTCCTATAGGCCTTGCTAAGGAAGCTTCTGATAGAAACCAGAAGGCTGGTAGCAGCGTGCTGGCATTAGAAAGCAG TGAACGTGCGTTATTAAATCGCTTGATGATTGAGCTTACCAAACTTGATTGCGACGTACTTGTGGGGCACAACATTTCAGGATTCGACCTAGATGTCCTTCTACACCGTGCTCAG ACTTGCAAGGTGTCAAGTAGCATGTGGTCCAAGATTGGTCGTCTCAGGCGATCAGTAATGCCCAGGCTTACCAAAGGAAACACATTATATGGTTCTGGGGCAAGTCCAGGAATTATGTCCTGTATTGCTGGTCGTCTTCTCTGTGATACCTATTTATGCTCTCGCGACCTTCTGAAGGAG GTGAGTTATTCATTGACACAACTTGCAGAAACACAATTGAAAAAGGACAGAAGAGAGGTTTCTCCACATGATATACCTCCAATGTTCCAGTCTTCGGGAGAACTTCTGAAATTG GTTGAATATGGTGAGACTGATGCATGGCTTTCTTTGGAGCTCATGTTTCACTTGAGTGTTCTGCCGTTGACACGTCAACTGACCAACATTAGTGGTAACCTGTGGGGGAAAACGCTCCAG GGTGCTAGGGCTCAGAGGGTAGAATATCTACTATTGCACTCGttccatgcaaaaaaatttattgtaCCTGATAAGTTTGCACGCAACAAAGAGATGAACTCCACAAAACGAAAAATGAATGCTGATACTGAGGGTGCAAATGCTGATGATGGTGCTGATCCTTCTGTTGATGAAGAGTCGCGTAATGGTGATCAAGGTAAAGCCAGAAAAGGACCTTCATATgctggtggcttggttttggagCCTAAGAAGGGTCTGTATGACAAGTATGTTCTACTTCTGGACTTCAACAGTCTTTACCCTTCAATAATTCAG GAATACAACATCTGCTTTACCACTGTTGAGCGTTCTTCTGATGGCAGTGTTCCTAGCTTACCAGCTTCAAAAGCTACTGGTGTTTTACCTGAG TTGCTGAGGAGTTTGGTGGAGAGGAGAAGAATGGTTAAATCATGGCTGAAAACTGTTTCTGGTCTTAAAAGACAGCAGTTTGATATTCAACAGCAAGCATTGAAGCTTACTGCAAATAG CATGTATGGTTGCTTGGGCTTTTCCAATTCCAGGTTTTATGCGAAACCACTTGCTGAGCTTATTACACTGCAA GGAAGAGAGATCTTGCAGAACACTGTTGATCTGGTTCAGAATAACTTAAATTTGGAG GTTATTTACGGTGACACAGACTCCATTATGATACATACTGGACTTGATGACATCTCCAAGGCAAAAACAATTGCTGGAAAGGTCATTCAGGAG GTGAACAAGAAGTACCGTTGTCTGGAGATTGATCTTGATGGCATATACAAAAGAATGTTACTTCTTAAAAAGAAGAAGTATGCTGCTATTAAAGTGGCACTAGATGGCAGCTTACGAGAG AACATTGAACGCAAAGGACTTGACATGGTCAGACGTGATTGGAGTTTGCTGTCAAAAGAAATTGGAGATTTTTGCCTAAATCAAATTTTGTCTGGAGG GACATGTGATGATGTTGTTGAGTCAATTCATAGCTCTCTTGTCCAG GTGCAAGAGCAAATGAGAAGTGGTCAAATAGAGCTTGAAAAATATGTTATAACAAAGAGTTTGACGAAAGCACCACAAGATTATCCAGATGCTAAAAATCAGCCTCATGTCCAG GTTGCTTTGAGACTGAGGCAAAATGGTTACTCTGGTTGCTCTGCTGGTGATACGGTTCCTTATATAATTTGCTCTCAGCAG GATTCAGAAAATACACATTCTGGGGGGATAGCTCAAAGAGCTAGACATCCTGAGGAGTTAAAAAGAGATCCTGACAAGTATATGATTGACATCGACTATTATTTATCACAACAG ATTCATCCTGTTGTTTCTCGTCTCTGTGCTTCCATTCAGGGTACTAGCCCAGCCCGTCTTGCTGAATGTCTTGGACTTGATTCATCCAAG TCAAGATTGACTGATTCTAGCAATCAAGATACATCTACCATGCTGCTATCAGTAAtagatgatgaagatgagag ATACCGTGGTTGTGAGCCACTGCGTTTATCATGTCCAAGCTGTTCCGGTACCTTCGACTGCCCCCCTGTATCTAGTCTGATTACTAGTGCAAGTTCTACAAGTGTATCAGATTCGGATGAAGCAAAAGATGCTACTGCTAATTTCTGGCGCCGAATACGGTGCCCAAGATGCCCAGATAATGTTGATGACTCCAGACTTTCCCCTCCTGTGCTCGCCAACCAG ATGAAAAGACAGGCTGATAATTTCATCAACATGTATTATAAAGGTTTGCTGATG TGTGATGATGAGGGCTGCAAATACTTGACTCACGGTGTAAATCTTAGAGTTATGGGGGATTCCGAGAGAGGAACCATCTGCCCTAACTACCCACGTTGCAATGGTCGCCTAGTAAGACAG TACACGGAGGTGGATCTATACAGGCAACTGTCCTACTTTTGCTATGTACTTGATGCAACGCGGTGCCTTGATAAG CTGGACCAGAAGGCTAGGCTCCCATTCGAGAAAGAGTTTGCAGCAGTAGGCCAAACCATTAACTTGGCACTGATGGAGATTCAGAAAATCCGAGATAGATGCGCATTTGGATGGGTTCAGCTGAAGGATCTTGCTGTCTCAATCTGA
- the LOC120708791 gene encoding DNA polymerase alpha catalytic subunit isoform X2, whose product MLEHLPAKATLCISIKKKKLSTLWQIPRSTSNLCARQREKREAMEDASGDAGGSGRRTRTRGAEAVARSAALERLRAIRDGSARAAAAVQVKVDAPIYDTVAEEDYAALVARRRKEAGEFIIDDDGLGYAEDGREEDWTHRALPSSSDEGSDGEDGARRKRKQPRPPQAKRPAQQSAAAASLSAAAAMMGKQRISSMFTSSVFKKPGSDRAKGSALAVDSIVDDVLAEFAPDENDREERRRRIGRVCAPQAPPPMIARINSEKVVVDAETVVKSDSGFETDGVSDHGNDMVVELKPDAEMDTKLEEAAGSSAQLVVKNESSEELKQDANGEVKVEKVHRLNAKIKPEQDRNGGMTSATAGWMKVCGDGENAGGEGGVAADGNANVDESSEFELKDGALPFYILDAYEEPFGANSGTVYLFGKVEVGKRFHSCCVIVKDIQRCIYAIPNHSVFPRESISVLEKKSTNSDFLPSLRATLHELASGLKSEIADKLSDLNVSNFVMTPVKRNYAFERTDLPNGEQYVLKINYPYKDPLLPADLRGEHFHALLGTNNSALELFLIKRKIKGPSWLSVSKFVTRPSTQRVSWCKFEVAVDCPKDISVLTTSTSLEVPPVVVAAVNLKTIINEKHNVHEIVSASVICCHRVKIDSPMRPEDWQKRGMLSHFTVMCKLEGSIFPIGLAKEASDRNQKAGSSVLALESSERALLNRLMIELTKLDCDVLVGHNISGFDLDVLLHRAQTCKVSSSMWSKIGRLRRSVMPRLTKGNTLYGSGASPGIMSCIAGRLLCDTYLCSRDLLKEVSYSLTQLAETQLKKDRREVSPHDIPPMFQSSGELLKLVEYGETDAWLSLELMFHLSVLPLTRQLTNISGNLWGKTLQGARAQRVEYLLLHSFHAKKFIVPDKFARNKEMNSTKRKMNADTEGANADDGADPSVDEESRNGDQGKARKGPSYAGGLVLEPKKGLYDKYVLLLDFNSLYPSIIQEYNICFTTVERSSDGSVPSLPASKATGVLPELLRSLVERRRMVKSWLKTVSGLKRQQFDIQQQALKLTANSMYGCLGFSNSRFYAKPLAELITLQGREILQNTVDLVQNNLNLEVIYGDTDSIMIHTGLDDISKAKTIAGKVIQEVNKKYRCLEIDLDGIYKRMLLLKKKKYAAIKVALDGSLRENIERKGLDMVRRDWSLLSKEIGDFCLNQILSGGTCDDVVESIHSSLVQVQEQMRSGQIELEKYVITKSLTKAPQDYPDAKNQPHVQVALRLRQNGYSGCSAGDTVPYIICSQQDSENTHSGGIAQRARHPEELKRDPDKYMIDIDYYLSQQIHPVVSRLCASIQGTSPARLAECLGLDSSKFQSRLTDSSNQDTSTMLLSVIDDEDERYRGCEPLRLSCPSCSGTFDCPPVSSLITSASSTSVSDSDEAKDATANFWRRIRCPRCPDNVDDSRLSPPVLANQMKRQADNFINMYYKGLLMCDDEGCKYLTHGVNLRVMGDSERGTICPNYPRCNGRLVRQYTEVDLYRQLSYFCYVLDATRCLDKLDQKARLPFEKEFAAVGQTINLALMEIQKIRDRCAFGWVQLKDLAVSI is encoded by the exons ATGCTCGAACACCTTCCCGCCAAAGCCACCCTCTGCATTtcaataaagaagaaaaaactctCCACCCTTTGGCAGATTCCGCGGTCCACATCGAATTTGTGCGCGCgccagagagagaagagagaggccATGGAGGACGCAtccggcgacgccggcggctccggccgccgcacgcGAACCAGGGGCGCTGAGGCGGTGGCGCGGTCCGCCGCGCTCGAGCGCCTCCGCGCCATCCGCGATGGTAgcgcccgagccgccgccgccgtccaggtgAAGGTCGACGCCCCGATCTACGACACCGTCGCCGAGGAGGATTACGCCGCGctcgtcgcccgccgccgcaaggAAGCCGGCGAGTTCATTATCGACGACGACGGGCTCGGCTACGCCGAGGATGGTCGCGAGGAGGATTGGACCCAccgcgccctcccctcctcctccgacgaGGGATccgacggcgaggacggcgcCCGCCGCAAGCGGAAGCAGCCGCGCCCTCCCCAGGCCAAGCGCCCGGCGCAGCAgtccgcagcggcggcgtctctctccgcggccgccgccatgatGGGCAAGCAGCGCATCTCTTCTATGTTCACCTCCTCGGTGTTTAAGAAGCCCGGCAGCGACCGCGCCAAGGGCTCCGCTCTGGCCGTCGACAGCATCGTGGACGACGTCCTCGCCGAATTCGCGCCCGACGAGAACGACCgcgaggagaggcggcggcggatcggtaGGGTTTGTGCCCCGCAGGCTCCTCCTCCAATGATTGCCCGCATCAACTCGGAAAAGGTTGTTGTAGATGCTGAAACTGTGGTCAAATCGGACAGTGGATTTGAAACTGATGGGGTTTCGGATCATGGAAATGATATGGTCGTGGAATTGAAGCCGGATGCTGAGATGGACACCAAATTGGAAGAAGCTGCTGGTTCTAGTGCTCAGTTAGTTGTCAAGAATGAGAGCTCAGAAGAACTGAAGCAGGATGCTAATGGGGAAGTGAAGGTAGAGAAGGTGCACCGCCTCAATGCAAAGATTAAGCCAGAGCAGGACAGAAATGGTGGTATGACCAGTGCAACAGCAGGGTGGATGAAGGTATGTGGGGATGGAGAGAATgcaggaggtgaaggaggggtGGCTGCTGATGGTAATGCAAATGTGGATGAAAGCTCAGAGTTTGAGCTGAAGGATGGAGCACTGCCATTCTATATATTGGATGCATATGAGGAACCATTTGGTGCTAATTCAGGCACAGTGTATTTATTTGGGAAG GTTGAAGTTGGCAAGCGGTTCCATAGTTGCTGTGTCATTGTAAAAGATATTCAGAGATGCATCTATGCTATTCCGAACCATTCAGTGTTCCCAAGGGAGTCCATATCAGTGCTAGAGAAGAAGTCTACAAATTCTGATTTTCTGCCATCTCTTAGAGCAACTTTGCAC GAGTTGGCATCCGGATTAAAGAGTGAAATAGCTGATAAACTTTCAGACCTCAATGTGTCAAATTTCGTAATGACTCCAGTCAAG AGGAACTATGCATTTGAGAGGACTGATTTACCAAATGGAGAACAGTATGTCCTGAAAATCAATTACCCATACAAG GATCCCCTCCTACCAGCGGACCTCAGAGGTGAACATTTCCATGCGCTGCTTGGGACAAACAATAG tgcacttgaattgtttctcatcaaaaggaagatcaAGGGGCCTTCATGGCTGTCAGTTTCCAAATTTGTGACACGGCCATCAACTCAGCGG GTCAGCTGGTGTAAATTTGAAGTTGCAGTTGATTGCCCAAAGGACATATCTGTTTTGACGACAAGTACATCCCTAGAAGTTCCTCCTGTTGTAGTTGCCGCAGTCAATCTCAAAACTATCATAAATGAGAAACACAATGTGCATGAGATTGTGTCAGCATCTGTCATATGCTGCCACCGGGTGAAG ATTGATAGTCCAATGCGTCCGGAAGATTGGCAGAAACGGGGAATGCTCAGCCATTTTACTGTTATGTGCAAGCTTGAAGGTAGCATATTTCCTATAGGCCTTGCTAAGGAAGCTTCTGATAGAAACCAGAAGGCTGGTAGCAGCGTGCTGGCATTAGAAAGCAG TGAACGTGCGTTATTAAATCGCTTGATGATTGAGCTTACCAAACTTGATTGCGACGTACTTGTGGGGCACAACATTTCAGGATTCGACCTAGATGTCCTTCTACACCGTGCTCAG ACTTGCAAGGTGTCAAGTAGCATGTGGTCCAAGATTGGTCGTCTCAGGCGATCAGTAATGCCCAGGCTTACCAAAGGAAACACATTATATGGTTCTGGGGCAAGTCCAGGAATTATGTCCTGTATTGCTGGTCGTCTTCTCTGTGATACCTATTTATGCTCTCGCGACCTTCTGAAGGAG GTGAGTTATTCATTGACACAACTTGCAGAAACACAATTGAAAAAGGACAGAAGAGAGGTTTCTCCACATGATATACCTCCAATGTTCCAGTCTTCGGGAGAACTTCTGAAATTG GTTGAATATGGTGAGACTGATGCATGGCTTTCTTTGGAGCTCATGTTTCACTTGAGTGTTCTGCCGTTGACACGTCAACTGACCAACATTAGTGGTAACCTGTGGGGGAAAACGCTCCAG GGTGCTAGGGCTCAGAGGGTAGAATATCTACTATTGCACTCGttccatgcaaaaaaatttattgtaCCTGATAAGTTTGCACGCAACAAAGAGATGAACTCCACAAAACGAAAAATGAATGCTGATACTGAGGGTGCAAATGCTGATGATGGTGCTGATCCTTCTGTTGATGAAGAGTCGCGTAATGGTGATCAAGGTAAAGCCAGAAAAGGACCTTCATATgctggtggcttggttttggagCCTAAGAAGGGTCTGTATGACAAGTATGTTCTACTTCTGGACTTCAACAGTCTTTACCCTTCAATAATTCAG GAATACAACATCTGCTTTACCACTGTTGAGCGTTCTTCTGATGGCAGTGTTCCTAGCTTACCAGCTTCAAAAGCTACTGGTGTTTTACCTGAG TTGCTGAGGAGTTTGGTGGAGAGGAGAAGAATGGTTAAATCATGGCTGAAAACTGTTTCTGGTCTTAAAAGACAGCAGTTTGATATTCAACAGCAAGCATTGAAGCTTACTGCAAATAG CATGTATGGTTGCTTGGGCTTTTCCAATTCCAGGTTTTATGCGAAACCACTTGCTGAGCTTATTACACTGCAA GGAAGAGAGATCTTGCAGAACACTGTTGATCTGGTTCAGAATAACTTAAATTTGGAG GTTATTTACGGTGACACAGACTCCATTATGATACATACTGGACTTGATGACATCTCCAAGGCAAAAACAATTGCTGGAAAGGTCATTCAGGAG GTGAACAAGAAGTACCGTTGTCTGGAGATTGATCTTGATGGCATATACAAAAGAATGTTACTTCTTAAAAAGAAGAAGTATGCTGCTATTAAAGTGGCACTAGATGGCAGCTTACGAGAG AACATTGAACGCAAAGGACTTGACATGGTCAGACGTGATTGGAGTTTGCTGTCAAAAGAAATTGGAGATTTTTGCCTAAATCAAATTTTGTCTGGAGG GACATGTGATGATGTTGTTGAGTCAATTCATAGCTCTCTTGTCCAG GTGCAAGAGCAAATGAGAAGTGGTCAAATAGAGCTTGAAAAATATGTTATAACAAAGAGTTTGACGAAAGCACCACAAGATTATCCAGATGCTAAAAATCAGCCTCATGTCCAG GTTGCTTTGAGACTGAGGCAAAATGGTTACTCTGGTTGCTCTGCTGGTGATACGGTTCCTTATATAATTTGCTCTCAGCAG GATTCAGAAAATACACATTCTGGGGGGATAGCTCAAAGAGCTAGACATCCTGAGGAGTTAAAAAGAGATCCTGACAAGTATATGATTGACATCGACTATTATTTATCACAACAG ATTCATCCTGTTGTTTCTCGTCTCTGTGCTTCCATTCAGGGTACTAGCCCAGCCCGTCTTGCTGAATGTCTTGGACTTGATTCATCCAAG TTCCAGTCAAGATTGACTGATTCTAGCAATCAAGATACATCTACCATGCTGCTATCAGTAAtagatgatgaagatgagag ATACCGTGGTTGTGAGCCACTGCGTTTATCATGTCCAAGCTGTTCCGGTACCTTCGACTGCCCCCCTGTATCTAGTCTGATTACTAGTGCAAGTTCTACAAGTGTATCAGATTCGGATGAAGCAAAAGATGCTACTGCTAATTTCTGGCGCCGAATACGGTGCCCAAGATGCCCAGATAATGTTGATGACTCCAGACTTTCCCCTCCTGTGCTCGCCAACCAG ATGAAAAGACAGGCTGATAATTTCATCAACATGTATTATAAAGGTTTGCTGATG TGTGATGATGAGGGCTGCAAATACTTGACTCACGGTGTAAATCTTAGAGTTATGGGGGATTCCGAGAGAGGAACCATCTGCCCTAACTACCCACGTTGCAATGGTCGCCTAGTAAGACAG TACACGGAGGTGGATCTATACAGGCAACTGTCCTACTTTTGCTATGTACTTGATGCAACGCGGTGCCTTGATAAG CTGGACCAGAAGGCTAGGCTCCCATTCGAGAAAGAGTTTGCAGCAGTAGGCCAAACCATTAACTTGGCACTGATGGAGATTCAGAAAATCCGAGATAGATGCGCATTTGGATGGGTTCAGCTGAAGGATCTTGCTGTCTCAATCTGA